In the Caballeronia sp. M1242 genome, CGGCTGGAACACGCGCGATCCCAAGCGCGTCGCGCTCGCGTACACCGAGGACACGCGCTGGCGCAACCGCGCGGAGTTCGTCAACGGACGCGCGGAAGTCGAGGCGTTTCTGCATCGCAAGTGGGTGCGCGAGCTCGATTATCGGCTCATCAAGGAGCTATGGGCGTTCACTGGAAACCGCATCGCCGTGCGCTTCGCATATGAATGGCATGACGATTCGGGCAACTGGCACCGCAGCTATGGCAACGAGAACTGGCAGTTCAACGAGGCCGGGCTCATGACGCATCGGCATGCGTCGATCAACGATCTGCCGATCAAAGAATCCGAGCGCAAGTATCACTGGCCGCTCGGGCGTCGCCCCGACGATCACCCGGGACTGAGCGATCTCGGGCTCTAACCGAAGAAAGGCGAGCGACGCTCACATATCGCGCCGCCGGCGGAACGCCCACCATCCGGCGAGCACGGTGAAGCTCGCGACGATCGCCACGAGCAGCCAGAAGCCGTGATGGTTCTCGGCGAGCGGTATGCCGCCGACGTTCATGCCGAAGAAACCGGCCACGATATTGATCGGCAGCGCGAGCACGGTCACGAGCGTCAGCGTGAAAAGCGTACGGTTGCTCTGCTCGTCCATGCGCGTCGCGATTTCTTCCTGCAGCAGCTTGATGCGCTCGACGAGTCCGGCGAGGTCGTTCAGGACGAGCGAGAATTCCTCGGTCGCGTCGCGCAGGTCCTGGATGTCCTGCGCATGCAGCCAGCGCGGCGGGCGCGCGAGCAGCCGAAACACCGAGCCGGGTTCGGGCGCGAGGAGCCGTTGCAGCCTCACGAGCACGCGCCGCTGCGCGCCGAGATCGGAGCGGGTCGTGGACGCGTGCGTCGACAGAAAGCGATCTTCGATGCCGTCCACTTCCGCGCTCGTCCGCCGCACGATCTGCACGAGCAGATCCGCCTGATCGCGCAGCAGATGCGCGAGCAGTTCCGCTGGCGAGCGGAACACTTCGCCGCGCCGCACAGACTCGCGCAACGAATCTATGGAACGCAGCGGCTTCATGCGCGCGGTGACGAGCAGCTTTTGCTGCGTGTACACCCAGAGCGTCGCGATTTCCGAGGGCGTCAGCTCGAAATTGAACATGACGTCGTTGATGACCGCGAACAGCGCGCCTTCCTGATGCTCGATGCGCGTCGAATGCGAGCCTTCATGCAGCGTGTCGAAGAACGCATCGGGCAAGCCGAGCCGCGTTTTGATCCATCG is a window encoding:
- a CDS encoding nuclear transport factor 2 family protein translates to METRPPLPPFDAETAALKVRLAEDGWNTRDPKRVALAYTEDTRWRNRAEFVNGRAEVEAFLHRKWVRELDYRLIKELWAFTGNRIAVRFAYEWHDDSGNWHRSYGNENWQFNEAGLMTHRHASINDLPIKESERKYHWPLGRRPDDHPGLSDLGL
- a CDS encoding transporter; its protein translation is MNPAIPQTSLYGSDFTGLVCGFRFRVDQPGEPIDSEQASDWVSRDDTAKEFLWLHFDLANSACERWIKTRLGLPDAFFDTLHEGSHSTRIEHQEGALFAVINDVMFNFELTPSEIATLWVYTQQKLLVTARMKPLRSIDSLRESVRRGEVFRSPAELLAHLLRDQADLLVQIVRRTSAEVDGIEDRFLSTHASTTRSDLGAQRRVLVRLQRLLAPEPGSVFRLLARPPRWLHAQDIQDLRDATEEFSLVLNDLAGLVERIKLLQEEIATRMDEQSNRTLFTLTLVTVLALPINIVAGFFGMNVGGIPLAENHHGFWLLVAIVASFTVLAGWWAFRRRRDM